The Flavobacteriales bacterium genome contains the following window.
CCTCGGGGATCACCATCATCTTGCTCACACGGAAGCCGTAGTGCGGTTTCTCGCGGTCGCAGGTGGTGAGCATGCCACCGCGGCTGTGCACTTCCTTGTTCGCGTGCAGCTTGCTGCGCTTGCTGCCCACGTAGGCTTCTTCCTCCTTGGTGCGCGCCTCGCGGATGTATCCGCGCTGCGTGCGGAAGTTGTACCGAAGGCTATCGGCCCGAACGGTATTGCTCCCTTGGGTAAAGCGCGGAAGACCGGCAATGGCGGCCGTGTCCCGCGGGCCGCTGGGCATGGTATCCGGGAAGGCCTGCACCGTTTCCTGTTGGAAGTCGTAGATGATGCGGTCGGCTTCCAGCGTTATGTCATCGTACTTCACGGTGGCCTTGCCGTAGAGGTACACCCGCATGGCCTGCAGGTCGTACCGGATGCTGTCCACCGCGCTGTACCGCACCTCGTGGTCGAGGCCGCCCGCTTGGGCGGTGTCGGCAACGGCGGTGCTGTCGCGGCCTGCCGTTTGTCCATGTACCGGTGCGCTCACCAGCGTCCACGCTAACAGGAACGTGATGAAAAGTGCAGGGAACCCACGCCGATCGTCGGAAACAGCCCGGGTAGCTTCGCGCCCGTTGGAAAAGAAAGCTGGGACTGTGGGCATCAACGGCGCGAAAAGTAAGTGGCACCTGGCGGGCGGGCTTTCCCGTGCGTTGTGGCGGGCTTCATCTCAAGGGGGTTACGCCGCGTATGCCATCCTGAACGGGCTGCTGCTGCATCGTGCGGTGCCCCCCAACGGCAGCGCGTTACCACGGCTCGCACTGCCCAAGGTCTTTGCTCGTGTGGCGTCACTGCGAGGAGGGACGACGAAGCAGTCCAGCCGCACGCTGAACTGCATCCTCTTCGCCCTGGCCACCTCAACCGCCATGCCGCAAGCGGACCACGGGATGAACGACCCGACGAAAGTCGACGTGGTGGTCATCGACCCTGGCCACGGCGGCAAGGACCCGGGCAACATCGGCACCGGCCGTTACAAGACCACCGAGAAGCACGTGGCCCTCAACGTGAGCAAGCTGGTGGGGAAATACATCCAGGATGCCTACCCGGACGTGAAGGTGATCTATACCCGCGAGGACGACCGCTTCATCGAGCTCAAGGAGCGCTGCGAGATCGCCAACCGGGCCAAAGCCGATGTCTTCATCAGCATCCACTGCAACGCCAACGATAACCACGACCCGCACGGCACCGAGACCTTCGTGATGGGCCTGCACAAGACCGAGGCGAACCTGAAGACCGCGCAGCGCGAGAACAGCGCCATCCTGATGGAGGCCGATCATGAGCTGAAGTACGAAGGCTTCGACCCGAAAGACCCGGAAAGCGTGATAGGCCTGAGCATAAGGCAGAATGCCCACCTCATGCAAAGCACCAAGTTCGCCGATCTGATCGAAACACAATTCAAGGAGCGCGTGGGCCGGAATGCCAGAGGTGTAAAGCAAGCCGGCTTCATCGTCATCAGCTACACCACCATGCCTGCCGTGCTGGTGGAACTTGGCTTCCTCACCAACGACAAGGAGGAGGACTTCCTGCAAGGCGACCAAGGACAGGAGTACATGGCCAGCGCCATTTACCGGGCGTTCAAGGAATACAAGGCCACCATCGAAGGTACCGACGTGGCCATGGAGCCGGTCGTGAAACCCGACACCACGACGGCCCCGGTCAATAAGGAGGGCGAAAAGGAGGACAAGCCGGAGCCGGTGGCCACGAAGACCGACGAAAGTGGTGTGCGCTTCAAGGTGCAGATCGCCGTGAGCAAGAAGAAGATCAAATGCGAGCCGAAGAACTTCAATGGCTTGGAAGGCGTGCGGGAGTATGAAGGCGGCGGCATGTACAAGTACGTGTACGGCAATGAGCGCACGCCCGAGGGCGCCACGAAACTGAAGGAACTCTGCCGCGAGAAGGGCTATGAAGGCGCATTCATAGTGGCGTTCCAGGACGGCGCCCGGATCGAACTGGAGAAGGCCCTTACTTTGGCCAAACAGTTGGCCCAGACCCGTTGAGGATGAAGAAGGAGTACAGCATCGCCATCACCGTCATCGTGGGAGTGGCGCTGCTGGTGTTCGGTTACAACTACCTGAAGGGGCGAGACCTTTTCCAGAAGGAGAACATCTACCACGGCGTGTTCGACAATGCCGGTGGGGTGGCAGCGGCCACACCGCTCATGCTCAATGGCTACAAGGTGGGGCAGGTACTACGGAGCAAGCTGCTCTACGACGGCACCAACCGCGTGGTGATGACCTTCCAGATCAACGAGGACGAACTGAAGATCCCGAAGGACAGCCGCATCCAGATCGTCAGTGACCTACTTAGCACGGGTACACAGCTTGTGCTCGGCACGAGTGCTGAATTGGCCGTACGCGGCGATACCCTTGTGGGCCTCACATCGCCCAGCCTTACGGCCTCGCTCGGGGCGCAGATCGATCCCATCAAGCAAAAGGCCGAAGCGATGCTCGGGAGCGTGGACAGCGTGATCACCGCGTTCCAGCTCATCCTCAACCCCAGCACCATCGCGAACATCGATTCGAGCTTCATCAGCATCCGCGAAACACTGCACAACCTGTCCGATGCGAGCAAGCGTTTGGACGCGCTGATCGCTGCTGAGAGCGCCACATTGGACATCACGTTGAAGAACTTGGCGTCGGTGACCGGCAACCTGGAACAGAACAACGACGAACTGAGCCGCATCTTCAGCAACCTCGATTCGTTGAGCGGCGCCCTTGCGGACGGCCGCGTGGATACCGTGCTGCAAGGCATCAGCGAAGCCGCCAGCAGCCTGAAGGGCGTGATGAACGGCATTGAGCAAGGCCAAGGAACGCTCGGTCAACTGGCCAAGAACGATAGTCTCTACAACAACCTCAACTCCTCCATGGCCGAGCTTGATCTGCTTTTGGAGGACCTCCGTGTGAACCCGAACCGTTATGTGACGATCTTCGGCAAGAAGGACCGCCTGCCCAAGCTGAGCGAGGCAGACATCAAGCGGATCCAGGAGGCGTACGAGAAACAGAAGAAGTGATGGTCAGCAGCATCGTTTTCATCGTGCTGCTCGTTGGTGCGAGCTGGCTGTTCGCGCGCAACTTCATGCGCATCCGCCGTAACATCCTGCTTGGCCGCGATGTCGTGATCAACGACCGCAAGGGCGAGCGCTGGGCGCTGATGACGCGCGTGGCTTTGGGCCAGAGCAAGATGGTGGTGCGTCCGGTGGCCGGCATCCTGCACATCATCGTATACGCGGGCTTCGTCATCATCAACATCGAGGTGCTGGAGATCATCATCGACGGCATCTTCGGCACGCACCGGGTGCTCAGCTTCCTAGGCGGCTTCTACGACTTCCTCATCGGCAGCTTCGAGTGGCTCGCGCTGGGTGTGTGGGTGGCCTGTGCCATCTTTCTCGTGCGCCGCAACGTCATCAAGTTGAAGCGCTTCGTGATGATGGAACTGGACGGCTGGCCGCGCACCGATGCCAATCTCATCCTCGGCACCGAGATCGCACTGATGACGGCCTTCCTGCTGATGAACGCCGCGGACCTCACCTTGCAGCAACATGCTGTGGACCATTACATCGAGGCCGGTTCTTTTCCGGTCAGCCGATGGATCGCCGAGTGGTTGTCCTTCCCGTCCATGGTGTCGGGTACGCTCATCGCCATCGAACGCATCTGCTGGTGGTTCCACATCATCGGCATCCTTGCGTTCCTCAACTACCTCGTCGTCAGCAAGCACCTGCACATTCTGCTGGCTTTCCCCAACGTGTGGTACAGCAGCTTGAAGCCGAAGACGGAGATGGTGAACATGGAACGCATCACCGGCGAGGTGAAGAGCATGCTCGACCCGAGTGTTCAGCCCCCGGTGCCAGCAGCACGCACCGTGGCCGGTGTTGAGATGCAGGAGCGATTCGGCGCGAAGGACGTCTTCGACCTGTCGTGGAAACAGCTGATGGACGGCATGACCTGCACCGAGTGCGGGCGCTGCAGCAGCGTGTGCCCGGCGAACCTCACAGGTAAGTTGCTGAGCCCGCGCAAGATCATGATGGACACGCGCGACCGTCTGGAAGAAGTCGGAAAGGTGATCGATGCGAAAGGGAAATGGGAGGAGGACGGCAAGAGCCTGCACAGCCGCATCAGCGAAGAGGAGCTGTGGGCCTGCACCACCTGCAATGCGTGCACGGAGGCGTGCCCGGTGAACATCGACCCGGTGGGCATCATCGTGGACATGCGCCGCTACCTGGTGATGGAGGAAAGCAAGACGCGGCCCGCGCTGGCGAACATGCTCACGAACGTGGAGAACAACGGCGCACCTTGGCAGATGGCGCAGGCGGATAGGATGAAATGGGCGGATCCAACATGACCCAACACATCTTTCTTGCTGGTTGGGAAGTGCGTCTCAATGGCGATGCACAGTGTGAGGCATTTATCCGGACCCAATCTGTAGCGAAAGATGTGGCTGAAGTGCTTTCGAGCGCCACCGAGCTGATCTTCGAGGAAGGTGTGCTGATTGCAGCCTACACCCTTGAGGAGGGCGAAAGATCAGAGCGGATTCTGCGAATGGATGAGAAAGGACTTCCATGGGTGAATGTCAGTCCGAACAAGTCTCTTGTTTTTGAAGGAGGAGGTCCTCATCTGCTTGGCGGAGTCTGGCCTGAGTCGTTGAAAGTACCTAAGGTGGATTGTGCTACCTCTTTTCAATATGTGGGGTGCATCAAAAGGACTGAGCCAGCTTTCGGATGGCTCCCACATGACCTGCACCTTGTCTGTCCCATATACCTCGCCTTTGACCGGCTGCTAATGGACTATGTGGATCCGCTGGGGCCAGTTGTGTACAACACTAACGAGATCGCAGAGGCTGAAAGTTCGTTTGACGAAGTCGGCCCGGACAGCCTCATTGAGTTCCATGGTCGCTCCTTCAACTTCATTGAGTCGATAGAGCGCATTGGGCAAGGCTTTGCAGGGTTTCCTGCCTGGATCCAGTACCCGTCGATACCTCGCTGCCCCAAAACTGGAAATGTCATGCGCTTTGTTTGTCAGTTGAGTGGGGGTGCAGTGGTGGCCCGGAGCAATATCGTCCCATCTGATGACTACAACGCGACGTGCTTCGAGGATCTTAATTTCTGGGAGGACGGGGATCTCTACGTCTTCTTTGAGCCGAGTTCCAAGATGGCCTGTTACATCATTCAGAACACGTGAGGCCCTTACTTTGGAGTCAATGAAAAAGCCTGCCCTTATCGAGACCACTGAGAACGGCAAGCGCGTGAGCCCGAAGCTGCCGCCGGGGATGAAGAACTTCCTTATCGACATTGACGGCACCATCTGCGACGACATCCCCAACGAGGAGCCGTGGCGCATGGCCGATGCTGCGGTCTTCCCTGAGGCGCTGGAGAAGCTGAACAAGTGGTACGACGAAGGACACATCATCACCATCTTCACCAGCCGCACCGAGGAACACCGTGAAGTGACCGAGGCATGGTTGAAGAAACACGGCTTCAAGTACCACGGCATGCTGATGGGCAAACCGCGCGGGGGCAACTACCATTGGATCGACGACCGCGAAGTGCGCGCTACACGCTACGAAGGGCATTTCACCGATCTGGTGGAACGAAGCGCCACCGTGCAGGTATTTGATGAACACTGATCAATAGCACCCGTACCGTCGACCCATTGGGTCGAAACACGACACCACAGAATGACCGACCCGATCCGCGTCCCCACCATGGCCGAGATGCTGGCCAGCGGCGAAACACCGGAAGTGCTGTTCTGGGTGGGCTGTGCCGGTTCGTTCGACGACCGCGCCAAGAAGATCACCAAAGCCTTCGTGCGCATCCTCAACGCGGCGAAAGTCAAGTATGCGGTGCTGGGAACGGAGGAGAGCTGCACGGGCGATCCCGCGCGCCGCGCCGGCAACGAGTTCGTGTTCCAGATGCAGGCGCAGAACAACATCATGGTGATGAACGGCTATGGCGTGAAGCGTATCGTCACCGCCTGCCCGCACTGCTTCAACACGCTGAAGAACGAGTACCCTGCTTTGGGTGGCAGCTACGAGGTGCTGCACCACACGCAGTTCATCAACGCATTGATGAAGGAAGGCCGCATCAAGGTGGAAGGCGGCAGCTTCAAAGGCAAGCGCATCACCTTCCACGATCCCTGCTACCTCGGCCGCGGCAACGGCGAGTACGAAGCACCGCGCGAGGTGCTACTGAAGCTGGACGCTGCCTTGGTGGAGCTGAAGCGCAGCAAGCAGAACGGACTGTGCTGCGGAGCGGGCGGCGCGCAGATGTTCAAGGAAGCCGAGCCCGGCAAGAAGGAGGTGAACATCGAACGCAGCGAAGAAGCGCTGGCCGCATCACCCAACGTGATAGCAGCAGGCTGCCCGTTCTGCAACACCATGCTCACCGACGGCGTGAAGCATTTCAACAAGGAAGGGGAGGTGGTGGTGAAGGACGTGGCGGAGCTGATCGCGGAGGCTGGGGAGTTGTGATCGAACAACCATTTGCTGTTCGGCCACCGGAGTTCGTTCGGCCGGCTTATCAGCGCGTTACGATGCAGCGGGCATGCTCAAGCGATGAACCTGAACTGATCGTTACGAAGTATGCCCCGCTTTTCACGAATGCGGGAAGTTGGACCCGCACGGAGCTTGATCGGCCGTTGGTTTGGTCGTTGTGTGTATGAACGACGTGACCGGAAGCATCAGTGAAAGTGAACGTCGTCCGTCCGGTATGCGCATGAAGCCCGTGGAACTCCACGACATCCGTGGCAGGGCAGGGCACAGCACGAACAGCTTCTGCGGAACGTTCCGGTGGCGCTACGCCCGTAATCAGATTGTTGAAGTACTTCGCCACTGCCACATCAGTGTGCGCTGAGGTGGCTGCCCAACCACCAAGAACAACGCCCCCATCAGGAGCTAGGGCCATGTCCCAAGGTACTTCGAGGCTCACGCACATGTCCGTGGCTACGTAGCCCCCGCCTGCGAAGGATGGATCGAAAGAGCCATCGCCCAAGAACCGCGAAAGCGTGAACATGGCAACAGGGGATGCGCCTTGCTGGTAGAAACCTGAGACCAAGAAGGAAGTATCCGGCAATGCCAGTACCTCGGTGAACTGACCGAAATCGGGCAGCGTGTACGGGATCGACTGGACACCGCCATTGCCGAAGTCCGTATCGACACTACCGTCCGGCCAGAGCATGACGAGCTGCGGGGTATCGCCTTGTGCCAACTGCGCCGCGGAATATCCGCACGCGACGATGCGACCATCGCTCATTTCGGATATACCCACGGCGCGTTCCCCACCACTGGCGAACAGGTCGATGGTGACGATACCACCAGCTCCGAACCCCGGGTCGAATGCACCAACGCTGTCCAGCCGGGCGATGAGCCAGTCGGAACCGAGCATACCAGCGACTATGGTGCTTCCTGTGGCATCCATAGCCAGGCTGACCCCTTGGGAAGTCGGGAGGCCGAACTCTGCAACACCGCCGATCCCGTATGTCATATCGGGGCCGCCATCAGGGAGCAACCTGGCACAAACAGAACCCGATGCCCCGTTGCCAACGCAGATGATGCGATCATCGGCCAGTACCTGCATATCGAGGATGTCCTGATCGTCGGATCCCTGGTCGAAGTCCCAAGCAACAATGCCCGATTGCCCGAACGTGCTGTCCAATGCGCCTTGTCCAGTGAGGCCCCAAAGAGCGGCATTGTGATCGCCAAGGCTATCCAGCGTTGCGCCTGACACTACAACCCTGCCCGTGCTCTGAATGACGATCGCGCTAGCGACTTGGTCCAGTCCAGGAACGGTTAGGATCACCGTTCCGGCAACGCCCCATGTGCTGTCCGGCGTTCCGTCGCTCAGCAATCGATGGACAAGGACGGCTTGGTCGTCCGCGTCACCAACCATACCTGCACCGATGATCTTACCGTCGTCCTGGACAGTGATCGCCCATAGTTCATCGAACCACGGATCCAGGTCAGCGGTGTACATCCCATCACCGCTGAAGGAAGGGTCTAGGGTACCAGCCTGGCCGTGCACTTCCGCAGCTGCGGCCATAAGGCCAATTGTGATGAATATGAAAACCCTCATGATCCTATCAACGCCACGCAACCGGTGCCGCAGATCAAGCCGTCACTGCCCTAGCAACACCTTCACCGCGGCCTCGAGCTGCTGATCGCGCCCTTGGCTGACGATGCCGGGTTCCAACGGTTGCTTCACATCCGGTTCCAGCTGCTGGTTCTCCAGGTAGTTGCCGTTGTTGTCCACCATGCCCACCATGGGGATGCCGAACCACATGCCGTTCTGCAGGCCCTCCCACCACACGGCGGTGCCGGTGCCGGGCACGGGCATGCCCACCAGCTTGCCAATGCCGAGCGCGCGGTAGGTTACAGGGAACATGTGCGCATCGCTGTAGTTGCTCTCGCTCATCACCACGCAGCTCTTCTTCTGGTACTTGAAGTGCGGTTCGGTGCCGAGCTTCTGGCCGCGGGGTAGGAAGGTCATGTAGGTCTTCCCGCCGAGGAAGGTCGCGAGGTCGTCGTGCAGCCAACCGCCGCCGTTGAAGCGCGTGTCCACCACCAGTCCCTCCTTGTTGTGGTAGCGGCCGAGGGCTTCCTCGTACACCGTGCGGAAGCTCTCATCGTTCATGCCCTGCACATGCACGTAGCCGAGCTTGCCGCCGCTCAGGCTGTCCACCAGATGTCGGCAGCGCTCCACCCAACGCTGGTAGAGCAGTTCCCAATCGGCGCCTTCGGGCAGGGGCTTCACGCTTTCCTCCCAGCGCGTGTTGGTCTTCGGATCGAACACGCTAAGCAGCATCGGCTTGTTGCCTTTGCGGTTGAAGAGCTTTGCGGGGTCCATTTCGGCGGTGATCTCCACGCCGTCGATCTTTTCGATCACGTGGCCGGCTTTCACCTTGGTGCCTTGCTTGATCAACGGGCTCTTCGGCATGATCTCCACGATGCGCAGGCCCGGACCGGCCTCGTTGGCATAGTAGCAGCCGAGCGACGCGGTCTCGTCGCCGTTCTGCGGTTGGTAGCCGAAGCCCGCTCCCGTGTGCGAGGCATTGAGCTCCCCGAGCATCTCACTGCACAGCTCGGCCATATCGAAGTTGTTGTTGATGTAAGGCAGGTAGCGCTGGTACTCGGCCTTGTACTTGTCCCAGTCCACGCCCTGCATGTCCACGCGGTAGAATTTCTTCTTCACCTGTCGCCAGATGTGCTCGAAGAGGTAGGCGCGCTCGGCGGTCTCGTTCAGCAGCATTTCGCCGTTGATGCCGATGCCCTTGTTCTCGTTCTTCTCCGTGTCGTACTTGCTCACCGAGCCGTTGCTGATGTAGAAGAGCACCTTCTTGTCCTTGTCCCAATCCAGTCCACCGGCCCAGCCGTCGCCCATCTTGTTCAGGATCTTCGTTTCGCGCGTGCGGATCTCGTATTGCCACAGGTCCGTGCCCTTCTCGAAGGCGGCCAGGTAGTAGAGCTTTTCGCCGTCTTTGCTCAACAACGCGCCGCTCAGTGCACTGCTGTTGGGCGTCAAGCGCACGCGGCGGTCCTCGATGCCCGCGAGATCGATCTTGATGGGTTCGACCTTTTTGTCTTTCTCCTCTTCCTTTTTCTTGTCGTCCTTGCCCTTCTTGTCCTTCTCCTTGTCGTCCTTCTTCTCTTCGCCATCCTCTTTCTTGTCCTCGTCTTCTTTCGCCAACGCGGCTTCTTCCTTCGTCATCTTGAACTTGTCGTAGGCCTCCTGCGTGAGGAAGATGGCGTAGGCATCACTCTCGCCGCCCCAGCTCGCGTGGTTCTTCTGGCCGTCGCGGTCGCTCATGTACACGATCGCTTTGCCATCCATGGCCCAGCGCGGTGCGTAACCGCCGTAGCCGCTCTTCGTCAGGTCCACGATGTCCTTGCCACCTTCTGCGCTCACCAGGCCCACCTGCCCGATCCACTGCTCGTCGTGCAGGAAGTTCACCACGAACCACTTGCTGTCCGGGCTCCACTCGTACCACTGGTCGCCATCGCTGTAGCTGTAGTTCTTGTTGCCGGGCACGATGGTGCGCGTCTGCTTCGATGCGATGTTCAGCACCTTCAGCGTGGTGCGCTCTTCGAGGTAGGCGACTTCCTTGCCGTCGGGTGAGTAGAATGCCTGGAATTCTTCAGCCGGCGTGGTGAGCAGCGCCTCTTCCTTCAGCACGGTGGCATTGAAGAAGTACTTCTCCTCCTTGCGCGTGAGGCTGGTGGTGTACAGGTCCCAGCTGCCGTTGCGCTCGGTGGAGTAGAGGATGCTCCGGCCATCGGGGCTGAAGCTGGCGGTGCGCTCCTGCTCCGGTGTGTTGGTGATGCGCCGTGTGGTGCCTTCGGCCACGGAGCTCACGAACACTTCGCCACGGTGCACGAAGACGATCTCCTTGCCATTGGGGCTCACGTTGTATTCGTCCGCGTTGTTCACGTTGATCGTTCGCTCGGGCAGGTAGCGGCCATCGGTGTTGATGCGGATAGTGACCTTCTTCGGTTCGCTGCCGTCGGTCATCGTGTACAGCTCGCCTCGGTAACTGAAGCACAGCACACCACCATCGCTAATGCTGAGGTAACGCACCGGGTGATCGGTGAAGCGGCTCACCTGCGTGCTCGCGCCACCGGCGGCCGGCATCTTGTGTACGTTGTAGCTGCCCTTCTCTTCGGTGAGGTAGTAGAGTGTGTTGCCATCCTTGGTCCAGACGGGATTGCGATCCTCACCGGAGAACGTCGTGAGCTGCTTGTACTCCTTGGTCGCGGGATTGAAGGTCCAGATGTCGCGTGTGACCGAAGAGGTGTGGTGCTTGCGGAAGTTGTCCTCGTAGCCTTTGCGGTCGTGATAAGCGATGAGCGTGCCGGCCGGGTTGTAGCGCGCGTTCTGCATGGCGATGGTGCTCAACTGCATCGGGCGACCGCCTCTCGCTGGCACCGTGTAGAGTTCACCCAGACCGCCCACGGGGAACTGCTGGTTCTTCACATCGTCCTGTCGCGTGCCGTAGAAGATCACCTGGCTGTTGTCGGCGGAGAAGTCCGCGGCCGTTTCATGGTTTCCGTGGAAGGTGAGCCGCACAGGCGAACCGCCTGTGCTCGGCATAACGAACACATCGTAGTTGCCGTGGCGGTTGCTGGTGAAGGCGATCTGGCTGCCATCGTGGCTCCACACAGGTCCGAGGTCGTAGGCTTCGTTGGTCGTCAGCGCAACAGCTTCGCCCCCAGCGGTCGGCACGCGCCAGATGTCACCTTGGTAGCAGAAGGCGATGGTCTGCCCATCGGGACTGAGGGCGGCGTTGCGCAGCCAGAGCGGGCCCTCCTGCGCTTGGGTGGTGAACGAAAACAAGGCGGCAAGCGCGGCGAAGCTGGTCTTCATAGGTGTATGCAGATGGGCCGCCAAACTATCCGTCCCCCTGCGCCGATGGTCACGGGGCGAACGGTTCTGTGCCAACCTTTGCAAAATGGAACCAGCCACGACGCCCCGTACGATCGACACGATGCCTTCCCATGCGCGCGTTTGGGTGTACAAGAGCGCGAGGCCTTTCACGCCTGAACAACGCCGGGCCATCCTGGAGCGTGGTGCGGCGTTCACCGCTGGCTGGGCCGCGCACGGTGCGGCCCTTGACGCCTGCGTGGATGTGCTGCACGGCCATTTCGTTGTTATCGCCGTGGATGAGCAGCAGGCCATGGCCAGTGGGTGCAGCATCGACAAAAGCGTGCGGCTTGTTCAGCAGTTCGAGCATGAGCTCGGTTTGAACCTCACCGACCGTATGGTGGTGCTGTACGAGGTCGACGATTCCATTGGAACATGCCGTGTGCAGGAGGTGGAACGGCTCATCCGGGCCGGAGAACTGTCCGCATCCACTATCGTTTTCGATGATCTCGTCGCCAACGTTGGTGATCTACGCAACCGCTTCCGAGCCCCGTTGTCTTCAACTTGGATGGCGCGTTACTTGTGAACCGGACACTAGAGGACGTCTATTTTCGTTCTCGCCCAAATCAGTATTGCATGAAAAACAGCTTTCTCCGTCTCTTGGCCATGCTCTCCATCGTAGCGCTGCCTTTCATGGCATCTGCACAAAGTACCTTGGAGGATGTTGTGTACCTCAAGAACGGCAGCGTCATCCACGGTACGATCGTGGAGCAGGTGCCCAACGTGAGCATCAAGATCAAGACCGCCGATGGCAATCTTTTCGTGTTCCGCATCGAGGAAGTGGAGAAGATCACGAAGGAGGAAAAGGTCGGGGCGAATGCTCCGAAGGAGCGGGGCGTTCGGCACGCACGCGGTGGTTTCGGTCCCGAGGAGATGAAGCAACGCGGCTACAGTGCAACAGCTGAACTGGTCACCGCGATCGGCTACAACGATTTCCCCGATAAGTCCTCGTTCGGCATGCAGGTCATCAACGGCTACCAGGTGAATCCCTACTTCAACGCAGGGGTAGGCGTGGGGCTGAATCAGCACTTTTCGGGCGCAGCTTTCATGCCGGTGTTCCTCGACTTGCGCGGCACGTTCCTGCGCCAGCGCGTGTCCCCGTTCGTCGGGCTTGCCGGTGGATGGGCCGTGGCGCTCAACGTGAACGATGCCGAACCGGATGAGGGTGGGCTGTACCTCAACCCCGCCTTCGGAGTGCGGTTTTTCGTCAGCAGGAAGACGTCGCTCAACCTCAGCGTTGGGCTCCGCTATCAGGAGGGAACTGGGTACGAGCGGGAGTGGGACATCATTCAAGGCAACTATGTGGAGCGGAACGAGCGCATCCATCGCAACGCTTTCACGCTGCGTTTCGGCGTTACGTTCTGAGCTGATCAGCGGTGTCATCTGTCCGCCGCTCTTTCGTAGGCGCGCCGGGTGAGAACACGAAAGCCCCGGCAACGCCGGGGCTTTCACTTGTGGAGCCGGAGGGATTCGAACCCTCGTCCAAACGACCGCAAGGGCTGCTTTCTACATGCTTATCCGTCTTGTTGGTTTTAGATCCACGCCTGGGAAGGGGCACCCCAGCATGGACTTAGGTCCTGTTTCTCACCAATGCTCCGGACCACCGCATTGGCCAGTCTTCCAAGCTGATACCCCTATGCCGGCTCGTGGATGACGGATCGTTCCGAGGGGTACTCGTCCACGCTACTGTACTTCACGTGGATAAAGCTTCATAGCCTGAGGCTATTAGGCAGCGAGAGCGTAGCTGTTGTCGCCTGTTATGGCGTGATGTTCGTTTTGAAGAGCCGTACATCACCGCTCTGCATGCTTACAACCATTACGAAGCCGCTGTCGAAACCATGTCGGCCCCATGAGGAAAGAACGTGGCACAAATGTAGGACCGTCGCGGGATGGTGCTTCTACATTCGCCGCCTCTCATCTGCAGCATGTACAAGAAGATCGGCATCATCCGCGAAGGCAAACAACCCGTTGACCGCCGTGTGCCGCTCACGCCCGTGCTCTGCCGCGAAGTGCTGGACACCAACCCCGGGCTCGACCTCGTGGTCCAGCACAGCCCCATGCGAGCGTTCATGGATGC
Protein-coding sequences here:
- a CDS encoding N-acetylmuramoyl-L-alanine amidase — encoded protein: MEKKAGTVGINGAKSKWHLAGGLSRALWRASSQGGYAAYAILNGLLLHRAVPPNGSALPRLALPKVFARVASLRGGTTKQSSRTLNCILFALATSTAMPQADHGMNDPTKVDVVVIDPGHGGKDPGNIGTGRYKTTEKHVALNVSKLVGKYIQDAYPDVKVIYTREDDRFIELKERCEIANRAKADVFISIHCNANDNHDPHGTETFVMGLHKTEANLKTAQRENSAILMEADHELKYEGFDPKDPESVIGLSIRQNAHLMQSTKFADLIETQFKERVGRNARGVKQAGFIVISYTTMPAVLVELGFLTNDKEEDFLQGDQGQEYMASAIYRAFKEYKATIEGTDVAMEPVVKPDTTTAPVNKEGEKEDKPEPVATKTDESGVRFKVQIAVSKKKIKCEPKNFNGLEGVREYEGGGMYKYVYGNERTPEGATKLKELCREKGYEGAFIVAFQDGARIELEKALTLAKQLAQTR
- a CDS encoding MCE family protein, with translation MKKEYSIAITVIVGVALLVFGYNYLKGRDLFQKENIYHGVFDNAGGVAAATPLMLNGYKVGQVLRSKLLYDGTNRVVMTFQINEDELKIPKDSRIQIVSDLLSTGTQLVLGTSAELAVRGDTLVGLTSPSLTASLGAQIDPIKQKAEAMLGSVDSVITAFQLILNPSTIANIDSSFISIRETLHNLSDASKRLDALIAAESATLDITLKNLASVTGNLEQNNDELSRIFSNLDSLSGALADGRVDTVLQGISEAASSLKGVMNGIEQGQGTLGQLAKNDSLYNNLNSSMAELDLLLEDLRVNPNRYVTIFGKKDRLPKLSEADIKRIQEAYEKQKK
- a CDS encoding (Fe-S)-binding protein; protein product: MVSSIVFIVLLVGASWLFARNFMRIRRNILLGRDVVINDRKGERWALMTRVALGQSKMVVRPVAGILHIIVYAGFVIINIEVLEIIIDGIFGTHRVLSFLGGFYDFLIGSFEWLALGVWVACAIFLVRRNVIKLKRFVMMELDGWPRTDANLILGTEIALMTAFLLMNAADLTLQQHAVDHYIEAGSFPVSRWIAEWLSFPSMVSGTLIAIERICWWFHIIGILAFLNYLVVSKHLHILLAFPNVWYSSLKPKTEMVNMERITGEVKSMLDPSVQPPVPAARTVAGVEMQERFGAKDVFDLSWKQLMDGMTCTECGRCSSVCPANLTGKLLSPRKIMMDTRDRLEEVGKVIDAKGKWEEDGKSLHSRISEEELWACTTCNACTEACPVNIDPVGIIVDMRRYLVMEESKTRPALANMLTNVENNGAPWQMAQADRMKWADPT
- a CDS encoding phosphoheptose isomerase, whose amino-acid sequence is MKKPALIETTENGKRVSPKLPPGMKNFLIDIDGTICDDIPNEEPWRMADAAVFPEALEKLNKWYDEGHIITIFTSRTEEHREVTEAWLKKHGFKYHGMLMGKPRGGNYHWIDDREVRATRYEGHFTDLVERSATVQVFDEH
- a CDS encoding (Fe-S)-binding protein, coding for MTDPIRVPTMAEMLASGETPEVLFWVGCAGSFDDRAKKITKAFVRILNAAKVKYAVLGTEESCTGDPARRAGNEFVFQMQAQNNIMVMNGYGVKRIVTACPHCFNTLKNEYPALGGSYEVLHHTQFINALMKEGRIKVEGGSFKGKRITFHDPCYLGRGNGEYEAPREVLLKLDAALVELKRSKQNGLCCGAGGAQMFKEAEPGKKEVNIERSEEALAASPNVIAAGCPFCNTMLTDGVKHFNKEGEVVVKDVAELIAEAGEL